One Megalops cyprinoides isolate fMegCyp1 chromosome 17, fMegCyp1.pri, whole genome shotgun sequence DNA window includes the following coding sequences:
- the LOC118792450 gene encoding dual specificity protein phosphatase 23-like: MVSVIPDNFTWVEPGVLAGMAFPKHRANLQYLVDHGIRHLVSIEAPEKLPGIEDFPQLTSHPIVVTDWATPTDAQINKFLGIVQEAKSRNEPVGVHCTAGMGRTGTFLACYLARTKNLHGDDAIELLRQTRKGSVETDGQRALVRKYGRQ; encoded by the exons ATGGTATCTGTGATACCAGATAATTTTACCTGGGTTGAACCTGGGGTGCTGGCCGGAATGGCCTTTCCTAAACATCGTGCCAACCTTCAGTACCTAGTGGACCATGGAATCAGACACCTGGTCTCTATTGAGGCTCCAGAAAAACTTCCTGGCATTGAAGATTTCCCCCAGCTCACCTCACACCCCATAGTGGTGACGGACTGGGCTACCCCCACAGATGCTCAAATCAACAAGTTTCTGGGGATTGTCCAGGAAGCTAAATCCAGAAACGAG CCCGTGGGGGTTCACTGCACAGCAGGCATGGGGAGAACTGGGACTTTCCTGGCCTGCTATCTGGCCAGGACAAAGAATCTGCATGGGGACGATGCCATTGAACTGCTGCGGCAAACAAGAAAAGGTTCTGTGGAAACAGATGGGCAGAGGGCACTTGTGAGGAAGTACGGCCGCCAATGA
- the ngs gene encoding notochord granular surface, giving the protein MSRSPERMSSYRRHFEDSSMTSYQVRVSSPSPPRVRHRSASYSRRAEGLGRRAFSSSRRSQMISSSMGALCLGVGAGATLDLDAAAAENQAFLTTRTGERQEMIVLNDRLAAYIEKVRTLEQQNKLLETEIEALQNRFLRPSGLRMLYEEQLRELKRVADQMRAQRDIAVAAKEAMAGQLEMLKAKYAEAVEARKKAEQEIEAFRPDVDAATSARIALEKQLENLEAELLFLQRVHKEEIEELMKQIYNAAARTEVSFSLPDLAASLKQIQSQYDNIAAKNLQEMDAWYKTKFEDLNNASTKHAERVRSVREEIAGYKKDIQNKQRELEALKTRNEALEAQIREALEKYKKIEEELKEKIDALTLELKSTKEKIALHLREYQDLLNIKMALEIEITTYRKLIEGEDLRLSSMVRSLSLMSSSVSTSMAIGAAASVGAAASLSAATSLGAAASLSAAAGLGGGFGGGALGAGQQEAIETISTEQAVEMTERKTVLIRTVKTEDDKIESDTQERTIIISGAADETEEE; this is encoded by the exons ATGAGTCGCAGCCCAGAAAGGATGTCGTCGTACCGCCGCCATTTCGAGGACAGCAGCATGACGTCCTACCAAGTGCGGGTGTCCAGCCCCTCGCCGCCCCGTGTCCGACACCGCTCTGCCAGCTACTCCCGCAGGGCCGAGGGTCTGGGCAGGAGGGCCTTCTCCAGCTCGCGCCGGTCCCAAATGATCAG CTCAAGCATGGGCGCACTCTGTCTGGGTGTTGGGGCGGGAGCCACGCTGGATCTGGACGCAGCGGCCGCAGAGAACCAGGCCTTCCTCACGACACGCACCGGCGAGCGGCAGGAGATGATCGTTCTGAACGACAGGCTGGCGGCCTACATCGAGAAG GTACGGACACTGGAGCAGCAGAACAAGCTGCTTGAGACGGAGATCGAGGCCCTGCAGAACCGTTTTCTAAGGCCCTCTGGCCTGCGGATGCTGTACGAGGAGCAGCTGAGAGAGCTGAAGAGGGTTGCTGATCAGATGAGAGCACAGCGG GACATTGCTGTTGCTGCCAAAGAGGCCATGGCTGGTCAGCTGGAGATGCTCAAAGCGAAATATGCTGAGGCCGTGGAGGCAAGGAAGAAGGCTGAGCAGGAGATAGAAGCTTTCCGTCCG GATGTCGATGCTGCCACCTCTGCCCGCATTGCTCTTGAGAAGCAGCTTGAGAACCTTGAAGCAGAGCTCCTGTTCCTCCAGAGGGTTCACAAAGAG GAAATTGAGGAGCTGATGAAACAGATTTACAATGCAGCCGCCAGAACAGAGGTGTCCTTCTCCCTTCCAGACCTTGCTGCCTCTCTTAAACAAATCCAGTCTCAGTATGACAACATCGCTGCCAAGAATTTACAG gagaTGGATGCGTGGTATAAAACTAAATTTGAAGACTTAAATAATGCCTCGACTAAACATGCAGAAAGAGTCCGAAGTGTCAGAGAAGAAATTGCTGGCTATAAGAAAGAT ATTCAGAACAAACAGCGGGAGCTGGAGGCATTAAAGACCAGGAACGAGGCGCTGGAAGCACAGATCCGTGAGGCACTAGAGAAGTACAAGAAGATCGAGGAGGAACTTAAA gaaaaaattgACGCTCTCACCCTTGAGCTGAAATCCACCAAGGAGAAAATCGCACTTCACCTGCGTGAATATCAGGACCTGCTGAACATCAAGATGGCTTTGGAGATAGAAATCACCACCTACAG GAAGCTGATTGAGGGGGAGGACCTGCGTCTGAGCAGCATGGTGCGGAGCCTGTCTCTGATGAGCAGCAGCGTGAGCACCAGCATGGCCATCGGCGCCGCGGCGAGCGTAGGAGCAGCCGCCAGCCTGAGCGCAGCCACTAGCCTGGGCGCCGCCGCTAGCCTGAGCGCCGCTGCCGGCCTGGGCGGAGGCTTCGGGGGTGGGGCGCTCGGAGCGGGCCAGCAGGAGGCCATCGAGACCATCTCCACGGAGCAAGCAGTggagatgacagagaggaagactgTGCTTATCAG AACAGTTAAAACAGAGGATGACAAGATTGAGAGCGACACACAGGAACGAACAATCATCATTTCCGGTGCAGCTGACGAAACAGAGGAAGAATAG